In Bactrocera oleae isolate idBacOlea1 chromosome 3, idBacOlea1, whole genome shotgun sequence, a genomic segment contains:
- the Or22c gene encoding odorant receptor 22c: MRRLLGPLVPIERSFFRIPRFSAHIAGFWPQSTNRHRSWLTALRFCVNTFAVAVGGFGEISYGFVYLYDLFSALEAFCPGITKVISLLKMTIFFVRHKRWQHVINSMHQLLLLDISAEKRRIVDPLASFSSALSFVLLLSGSLTNTFFNILPLLKMGYYKWQSLEVQLLLPFNVILPEMFVNWPFYPATYLVLTLSGAMTVFTFSAVDGFFLCACMYTSALFRMLQHDIRNAFAELQELEHSTLAQNMRIQHRLAVLVERHNKIIDLCSDFASEFSLIILMHFLSASLVLCFSILDLMLNSSSIGVLTYICYSIAALTQLILYCIGGTYVSESSLKVAEVIYDTDWYKCDVRTRRMLLMMICRAQKAKTIQVPFFTPSLPAFRSIVSTAGSYITLLKTFL; this comes from the exons ATGCGCCGACTATTGGGTCCACTAGTACCCATCGAACGCAGCTTCTTTCGCATTCCGCGCTTTTCGGCTCACATTGCTGGTTTTTGGCCACAATCAACTAATCGGCATCGTTCATGGCTAACTGCTTTGCGTTTCTGCGTGAATACCTTTGCCGTTGCCGTCGGTGGTTTCGGGGAGATTTCTTACGGTTTCGTTTACTTGTACGATCTTTTTAGCGCGCTCGAGGCGTTCTGTCCGGGAATTACCAAGGTCATTTCACTATTGAAGATGACCATATTTTTTGTGCGCCACAAGCGTTGGCAACATGTGATTAATAGTATGCACCAATTGTTGTTGCTAG ATATCAGCGCCGAAAAGCGCCGCATCGTGGATCCACTGGCCTCGTTTAGTTCCGCGTTGTCCTTTGTATTGCTTCTATCTGGTTCGCTAACGAAtacatttttcaacattttgccGCTGCTGAAAATGGGCTACTACAAGTGGCAGTCGCTGGAAGTGCAGCTGTTATTGCCCTTCAATGTTAT tTTGCCGGAAATGTTCGTCAATTGGCCATTTTACCCAGCCACATACCTGGTGCTGACGCTCTCCGGCGCCATGACGGTTTTCACTTTTAGCGCAGTCGATGGTTTCTTTCTCTGCGCCTGTATGTATACGAGTGCGTTGTTTCGCATGTTGCAACATGATATACGTAACGCATTCGCTGAATTGCAAGAAC TGGAGCACTCAACGTTGGCGCAAAATATGCGGATACAGCATCGATTGGCGGTGCTCGTTGAGCGCCACAACAAAATCATCGATCTATGCAGCGATTTCGCTTCGGAATTTTCACTCATCATCTTGATGCATTTCCTTTCGGCATCGCTGGTGTTGTGCTTCAGCATTTTGGATTTGATGTTG AACTCCTCTTCCATAGGCGTGTTGACGTACATATGCTACAGCATCGCCGCTTTAACTCAACTGATTCTTTATTGCATCGGCGGCACTTATGTCAGCGAGAGC AGCCTAAAAGTTGCTGAGGTCATATATGACACCGATTGGTATAAGTGCGATGTGCGCACGCGTCGCATGTTGTTGATGATGATTTGCCGCGCACAGAAGGCGAAAACTATTCAGGTGCCATTTTTTACGCCATCGCTGCCAGCTTTTCGTTCG aTTGTCAGCACAGCTGGTTCTTATATAACACTTCTAAAAACATTCCTTTGA